One Triticum dicoccoides isolate Atlit2015 ecotype Zavitan chromosome 5B, WEW_v2.0, whole genome shotgun sequence genomic window carries:
- the LOC119308364 gene encoding uncharacterized protein LOC119308364 — MASTPPPRDLARLDPAAPPTRDLAGLALAAERSRRPRPRHGSHAATPSGQSPDRRSSSSSACKDFLRKFVDNELLTASLEDWFSGDSKDCGFRKPAFDVPFDLAELQNFDYALEGVTFQQLVRMPNALHASTSDVFEATAHLALEDFLHAGIKGLWEAFWGPEEAMPFSVACIHSTSSRFYPAEKAIGSGKLDGVCATAVLLKNSKHSQGRWDHIVVLTLLRPDIGMVSAQSDQHLSPAVLGEALFFALRVLLSRSLSRSSTVLRNSDSVYVLLVDSQFGGVVNVQGDLNKLNFDLNNVYECAAEWIKKDAKITVSSVDRVWNKLGNANWGDIGTLQVLLAVYHSMVQFCGAPKYSLDELATEHSSRLQSRRSERHLVDRHSNGNGLFRFQQRSHSPEIVEVQEEGTVDVKPDEILKLEIGSIVFMEDSNCQKGFQINDIRTESEPPIYGAVPVEEPTKSYLLYVGSSPSHLEPAWEDMNSWYQVQRQTKVLTLMKQRDISSRYIPQMVASGRVGHPGPCNKPNSSGSCGHPLCSTPILVTSPVGETISNLIRNGLFGVEEALRCCHDCLSALAAASSAGIRHGDIRPENVIRVSNGSRQPHFVLIGWGHAILEDRDRPLMNLFFSSTFALQEGKLCAASDAESLIYLLYFSCGGVCPELDSVESALQWRETSWSRRVIQQKLGDVAAVLKAFADYVDSLCGTPYPMDYEIWLRRFRRTINEDHGKEVDTSS, encoded by the exons ATGGCATCAACCCCGCCGCCGAGAGATCTCGCGCGCCTCGACCCCGCCGCCCCGCCCACGCGAGATCTCGCCGGTCTCGCCCTCGCCGCCGAAAGATCTCGCCGGCCCCGGCCTCGCCACGGCTCTCACGCGGCCACGCCGTCAG GCCAATCGCCTGACCGGCGCAGTTCATCATCATCCGCCTGTAAAGATTTCCTCCGCAAGTTTGTGGACAACGAGCTTCTCACTGCAAGCCTAGAGGATTGGTTTTCTGGGGACAGCAAGGACTGCGGTTTCCGGAAGCCGGCTTTCGATGTTCCTTTTGACCTTGCCGAGCTGCAGAATTTTGACTATGCTCTGGAAGGTGTTACTTTTCAGCAGCTAGTGCGGATGCCCAACGCTCTTCATGCCTCAACATCGGATGTTTTTGAAGCTACTGCACACCTTGCCCTGGAGGATTTTCTGCACGCTGGCATCAAGGGACTGTGGGAAGCTTTCTGGGGTCCTGAGGAAGCTATGCCTTTCTCTGTTGCTTGCATACACAGCACGAGCTCCAGATTTTACCCTGCCGAGAAGGCTATTGGCAGTGGGAAACTCGATGGTGTCTGTGCGACAGCTGTTCTGCTCAAGAATTCGAAGCATTCACAAGGGAGGTGGGATCATATTGTTGTGTTGACTTTGTTGAGACCTGATATTGGAATGGTTTCTGCGCAGAGTGACCAGCATCTGTCTCCTGCTGTCCTGGGGGAGGCGCTATTCTTTGCACTTCGTGTATTGCTTTCTCGGAGCCTCAGCAGGTCCTCCACTGTCCTTCGAAATTCAGATTCTGTTTATGTGCTCCTCGTAGATTCACAGTTTGGAGGGGTGGTCAATGTCCAAGGGGATCTGAACAAGCTAAATTTTGATTTGAACAATGTTTATGAGTGTGCTGctgaatggataaaaaaggatgccaAAATTACagtttcttccgttgaccgggtatgGAATAAACTTGGGAATGCTAACTGGGGAGACATTGGGACCCTTCAAGTTCTCCTTGCAGTTTACCACTCAATGGTCCAATTCTGCGGAGCACCAAAGTATTCTCTCGATGAACTGGCCACAGAGCATAGTTCCCGGCTACAGAGTCGAAGATCAGAGAGACACTTGGTGGACAGACATTCCAATGGAAACGGTCTGTTTCGGTTCCAGCAGCGAAGTCATTCTCCTGAAATTGTTGAAGTGCAGGAGGAAGGCACTGTAGATGTAAAACCAGATGAAATCTTGAAGCTTGAGATAGGGTCCATTGTCTTCATGGAAGATTCTAACTGCCAGAAGGGTTTTCAAATCAATGATATTCGAACAGAAAGTGAGCCTCCTATTTATGGTGCTGTTCCTGTGGAAGAGCCTACCAAATCCTATTTGCTGTATGTAGGTTCCAGTCCTTCTCATCTGGAGCCAGCATGGGAGGATATGAATTCCTGGTACCAAGTTCAAAGACAGACAAAAGTACTGACCTTGATGAAGCAAAGGGACATTTCTAGCAGATACATACCACAGATGGTAGCTTCTGGACGTGTAGGCCATCCAGGCCCGTGCAACAAACCGAACTCCAGTGGGAGTTGTGGTCATCCACTGTGCAGCACTCCAATCCTTGTCACCTCACCAGTTGGGGAGACCATTTCAAATCTTATACGGAACGGATTGTTTGGTGTTGAGGAGGCTCTGAGATGTTGCCATGACTGTTTATCTGCTCTTGCTGCTGCATCATCTGCGGGAATCCGGCACGGTGATATCCGGCCAGAAAATGTGATCCGTGTCAGCAATGGTTCAAGGCAACCACATTTTGTACTTATTGGATGGGGTCATGCTATCCTAGAAGATAGGGATCGACCTTTGATGAATCTATTCTTTTCATCCACTTTTGCTCTTCAGGAAGGGAAGCTATGTGCCGCATCTGATGCTGAAAGTTTAATATACCTTTTATATTTCTCGTGTGGTGGAGTCTGCCCAGAGCTTGACTCGGTTGAAAGTGCACTTCAATGGAGAGAGACATCATGGTCAAGGAGAGTTATACAACAGAAGCTGGGTGATGTTGCAGCAGTTTTGAAAGCATTTGCAGATTATGTTGACAGCCTTTGTGGGACCCCGTACCCAATGGACTATGAAATATGGTTACGAAGGTTCCGAAGAACAATAAATGAAGATCATGGGAAGGAGGTTGACACATCAAGTTAG